cagaccataatatcctaccttggacacgAGAacattgtgggggatgatgctgaatgccttgctgactgccaggtaacagaccaccactgctctccccacatcctgcaaccctgtcctttcctcacagaaagcaaagaggatggacagacacaacctgccctgggtaaaccccgtcaccttctcttccagacacccagaaatggggtcccagtggacatgttctggggcacagcccttagttctgTGATAAACAGGACTTGAGTCCGGTTGAGTTTCAATCAGAATCAGTCATTTCATTAACAGATATCAAAGGAAAAGGCTAGGtaataaaaggcaagcaaacagcGCTGGGTGTGCGGGGAGCCAACGCCCCACCAACACGCACACCGCttactttttcccttggttttTTACACTTTCTTAAGTTCCGTTTTCCAAGAAGTATCCTCCTAGTTTTGATTCTCCAGATTAATGTGGCGTTGGGGTTTCTGTGCATGTCTCAGAGGTTTAGGTGGTcgcctctcccctcctggtgGTCGGCGGGAGGaaggcttctcctcttcttcagtgTCCTTTTCTTTGCCCTTTATTCGGTGCATGCGTAAAGTGggttttctttaagcaagtcGTTAGCGCTACCTAACGGcaatatccttttctttacaTAAGTCCTTAGTGCTACCTAACCACAATATCCAGTGTCCTTGCTCCATGCCTTATTTGGCTATCTCAGTGCACTTATCTTAACTGCTTGTTGGCGCATTTTCGCAATGTTAGTACACTAATACTTATTTCTGTCCCCTGATACACTCTCATAGTGACACGAATCACAATAGCACATTTCacagttcccctgctcacccactggccatttttgaaaagtgcacacaatgtgtgagagctgccagtggtcagggagtccccccagtctccatgagctttccaaggtggtggagagtggcctccctgtgacatggtcctgctgtctcagcctctgggatgctgcccctgctgtcccATAGACAGGAAAGGATTGTggtagttccagtgacccctgacttgatccccatcaactgctggttgttctcgtccagattcctgcctccagtcacaaATGCCTGAGagaacttgctggtgaagaggcaggagaagaggaCACAGGGATTCTCATCTCTTTCTCTTATTAATTTAATCAATGGCCACaccgtgtctttgtttctcctttaactgttcctgcagtagtaacagctcgttatggggcccttgaaatgccttacaggtctagaccgagttttgatctggactgttgctgtgcttggaggctgctgtccttgaagaccagatgaactaatttctgccaccctgccttggcagtttattccatccgtgtcacagctctgtctgcaacactgacagctccagctcagccagtcaggtccctggctgaggacattgcctcccatctgggctgaaccaccccagctgtggcaccagcccagctctgacctgccccaaggaaacctggtaccaagtgtccaagagcccatgtgtgcaaaggctttgcttcagagcactgacatgacatggccaaagattgctAGATGTCTCTCTActcctaggagtataaaaccagaataaaatgcctaaattccttCAACTGAAGATGTTCCTCGcccagcttggagaaattagatcctttgctgtaacattcctggtgtcctgtctaatgatgggacaagaaaagatgattctcatatcagtttattttttaatgcaaagaacacaatgctggaaagaggtgtctctgcagaagagagaaaatcaacatcactgattacttcattTCGTTTCCAAGAATGTGCCTCTAGAGccccaggaacaccacaagggagcccagaggggccagagaaagggacatcatgggctgctcctgtgctgctgagctgggctgggctcctgggacagagggagctcatggcaagcggcagcgctgcagagagacagctctgcccaggagcagctcttctgcaaagcgcagcagggctgagagctctgcctgcagcaccgaggggacaggagccaggcacagagaggggaaacacagtctggagtgggaggacagatgagagctcacttggagaaaaatcttctcaGATATtaagcctgtggctgcagggcattgcatctgcaaatcttgggaggatctcagaaagctgtcacattgcagagcctgcaagagatgtaagtacagctctcagagattctctggtgaagaggaggaggatgtgctgcagagcagggattgccttctgcactgtcagagtgacaagacatgaatgctgcgttctcccaaggatggctgtggggtgtaaatgcaaatgtgcaggcaggggtgcccagggctgtcctgcagagcagggtcccggcaccccagggctgtgccggggcagggactctgccgcctgccagggtcagcgctcagcctgcccggggagatcccagcaacactgaggggagaagctgtgggtggaaggagcgaaccccggcagggcagggtccttctgctgctgcgtTCTCCATGGGtaagggctgctcacagctccagctcactgcagactgCTTCCAattggaggtttcaaggagaagatctatacaggtattactataaagataaggagctttcctgagtctgtgctttgcgtttcctattccaagactggggggagggagaggggtgtagaaaagaataaatgcaaaaggagttctcaagttttaacaagtctctgagactcctgaactgcagctctgagtgatcagcacatctgccagaagcctcagaacatcccttcagccactcctctgcccatggacagcagcagcatcacatctgctgaacccatcagccttaggctgacctgtccttttttccaacctgcaaacctctgctctcagcagtgcctgggggcttttcagggtaacatggcagtgtgatcagcctccatctcagcaaggtgccagcccagggcagctggagcaagacagagggacagagcagctgccctcactctgcactgacccacaggcattctcctgccttgcaggactcactctgttctccctgagtgcagcagaaatgctgagggtttatGACATCCAAGTACACTCTCCAGGGGAAttgcaggattggactagatgatctttcgacATCTGTTCCAATCTCTAACACTCTGTACTcagtgaagctgtaaaaaccgaaacatttcaaatttcattttaccatcctgtttcattctcgggatagtgcagatgctgacaggcccttctcaccatcagcagtttcagatgacaactttgaaccccaggactggcccctgccccccgttgCCATgtccccctgctgcagagcagggctgactcctgggcagccagcaggcacaggccctgctcctcacggcacctccagccagcaccacccagggctcagccacggagctgaaggaaggtctggaaaaggacaagggtgtggagcaggggagggtgtgtgagaaatggctttgattttgctcagagaagtctcccctaacgtGTCACTGTCATTCCGTCCTCTGACAGTGTCCATGACCAGAgccagcaaatgtccaacagcagctccatcacccagttcctcctcctggcgttcccagacacacgggagctgcagctcttgaacttctggctcttcctgggcatctacctggctgccctcctgggcaacggcctcatcatcaccaccatagcctgtgaccagcacctccacacccccatgtacttcttcctgctcaacctcgccctcctcgacctgggctccattactaccactgtccccaaatccatggccaattccctctgggacaccagctcCATTTCATATAGAggttgtgctgcccagctctttttttttcttttctgtgctgcagcagaatattttattctcatggtcatgtcctacgaccgctacgttgccatctgcaaacccctgcactacgggaccctcctgggcagcagagcttgtgtccacatggcagcagctgcctgggccactgggtttctctattctttgctgaacacggccaatacattttcactgccgctctgcaagggcaatgccctggaccagttcttctgtgaaaacccccagatcctcaagctctcctgctcagacacctacctcagggaaattgggcttattgtctttagtgtctgtttgatttctgtgtgtttcattttcattgtgctgtcctatgtgcagatcttcagggccgtgctgaggatcccctctgagcagggacggcacaaagccttttccacgtgcctccctcacctggccgtggtctccctgtttgtcagcactgccacaTTTGCtcacctgaagcccccctccatctcctccctttcactggatctggtggtgtctgttctgtactctttggtgcctccagcagtgaaccccctcatctacagcatgaggaaccaggagctcaaggatgctgtgtggaaacagatgactggatttcttctgaagctataaagtgtctctgtcttcttctacataAGAGTTATAGTCTAACTCATTGAAGGTTCATCCTGTCTGCAGTACGTTTTTCTCTAGTTCtatttattgtgataatgttgtaaTTCCCTCTGCaattcactgcctgcttttcctttctcactgaGTGGCTGTGTCAATGCGGAATGGTGCTCTCTGTgtataagcaaaataaagagcccttcagcaaatacttttctgctgacatcctaACTCCAACGCCTTTTTGGAGCTACGGGGatagttcctgtgtgcatgggtggaggggaaaagagtccagcctggcagcactgccagggagcaccagcgcttggccttccagagctgttctcgttccactcccacactctccttctcatcccttgtgttggtgcaaggcctgagtgctctggcagcctggtcaccgtcctgctgtgtgtgagtcctgtgagcgcaggcagggacaggcaatgggcacttgtgtgacagagctggcctcagaacagcctttccagatgtcaaggtgatctcctcagggcagggcctgaaggtttgGCTCTTCCTACGAAGTTTCTCTCAAGAAGATTCCCATTACACTGACTGAGAGATTGAAAAAGCGAAAAACTGTaggcctgcagggctgggcacacagcagtgtcctctcacagccaggcctcctgccagagacctgcaggaccagcagagcagggtctgggctgtgcccctgtgcactggacaccctgaggaagctgccccagggcatcgtcatgggctggcccctcacaactaccatttccagccctgggctgtcacaTCAGCTTGGAAAGTTTATTCGTGAATGAGCAGGTCAGCCGTCCATGTTTGCCTTGTACAGAGGAGAGTACAGCATccacatcatgtacgtgagcagaaatgccatcaggTATTCTTTGGGGTTCCATGAATGCCTCTGAGAGAGACAGTTTCTCAAGGTCACCTcatgtccttccctcggccttgcacacccacatcccacggtcccaggaagagccctgagccgtgtgtgagggacaggatcaccctccccattgcctggaggtcagggcttctcctttctgcttcagaaagcaaaccaaggggtttctcagcatcagagccacctgcacagggccttggcctccctgccatcacagcctccaattatctgctctaacgagcctctggggaggctttgtcaggaacagccctcagtggggcccattaatgcttcaaggaactttggggtttgcttttgcctttggctccttgagagctttgttgagtctcttctcagtacctgaggttcatggactcagcctcAAATATACCATGGGCTCATTAAAAGGCCCCAAGCCCTCAGAAGCtgtgtctcttccatcattttcgTCAGGTACTGAAGACTCGTAGAGCTAATTAGAGAAGTTTCAGGGGGGCAGGTAAAGAGGATATTTAGAATGAGGaagttggacaggtgggaaaagcagtccctcgaggccagacacgggatggacatccttgctcctcacctctccaacctccctgttttgctcattggccccctggcagttacatcacttttctttacatcagattttcCACTCAAGTTggcacctgattgttacagcttctctccatgaattacttcatgctttccttagagatctggatttaaataggcacaaagaggcttttttaattggcaaaagcaaaaaagataatgagaaagaaaacacaacacaacataatgaacaataaaatatactctatCGTTAGTTTAAGcaacttccagtgaggtccatcaccacaattgaagagttgcctacagggagtatgagagcaatggctgaaagacaattcagctttacctgcctgaagctcaaagcagggagagaggtgagagggatctgaatgagcaaagagtgagaggagaagaacctctggagaacagtggaaagtgcaaatgtccagacaggcttctgaagacacgactgcagacatggtgggttgaataaggacaggtagaaacacctggatgttcaggggattaaatacacagtatcataggcagagttctggaaatacaagcacagggtaactacaatatttcttctcctgcaattcatacatattgtaaaaatccatattttggcaggacagaaattcatggacattttatttaaaatattgaatcattttagctgatgagtaagttgtggttttgtattgtttgtttgtttgttttttgaagaactgagagcagttctcatgttttcaggcagagctccatggtctgaccataagcccccagttcaaacctccagagcccccagggtacctgaggtatctgcctgggactggcagttatcacacaagactgatagagccctgtcacttccatcatgtacatctggttttcaacacttgtacacttaattagataagtttcaagggtggagtgaaggaggaaggtacagaaagagcacttagaagaagtgataggagaattctcccattgatactgatgcagagtgtcccctgaggaggtgtggacaggaaggagcagcagtctgcctgaggtccatcactgtatggagaacctgctcctcacctccccaaccccgccatgtctctctgtactcttgactgtgctagtggaaaatattcatccatatgacacacataaggtttagatccctcccagagatctcctcatctccccagttagcccagaaagagacaaacacacacacacacacaaatgggtctgggatggactattcttgagctcgaacatcacagaatcatagaatatctcgagttagaagatccccataaggatcaacgagtccagctccctgctgctcgcATGACCacataacactaaaccacaagacaaagagcatcgtccagacactccttgacctctgacaggctgggagccgtgaccacttccctggggagcctgttccagtgaccgaccaccctccacTGAAGAACTTCCTCCCTgatgcagcctcattccatttccacctgtcctgttctcactggtcacccgaGACAGGATAttggcccctcacctctgctgcctctctgaggaaggtgcagactgtgatgagggctgtcctgcttttctttaaaacaagactaattctcttttggtgaattttcctttcagcttaagctcttctaagtaactgcatatttctgcagttggatgcatgtttttcaaacaccgTCTGCTCCACAGCTGACAAtggccaatattgacagttttactgagctaacagtagggctggtatgcagaaaaggcctaggactaTATTTTCTTGCCATAGCAGCCAACATCACTGATGAATCTCTTATGTCGCATAAGTGAGGGGGgtgtacttgcagggaggggtggacagaacaagTGATGCCAATTGAAAAccgagttgttccatgccatccacgtcatgcacagtttaaagctgggagatcacaagggtctcaggctcttggtccatggccagcatctcaagaggagcctacccgttgtcctgcctgcaaccctgatcctggttccagtccttgcatcctTGAACccagttcctgtgcactgccgagtccagtccaggacttcctgatgtcttccctgcagcctctgctgtgacaccagcccctgtggcagcattttggctactctgggaaatacaatattggttttgtatattttgccttatttgtctcattattagtattatgacgaaagttttcatttttgttgttttattttttaaaactttccaacttgtaagtctctctcccttttcctccttttccctttccttagtggggaagggagtgtggtcaagagagaacatccgccacactttattgttgccactgtgctcggtgctggtgaggccacagcttgaaacctgtgttcagttttggcccctcatcagaagaaggacattgaggcactagagagagtgcagaggaggcgacaaagctgctgaggggccggagcacaagtgtgatgaaaAGCAgttgagggaagtggtgggttcagcctggagaacaggaggctgaggggagacctgatcgctgtccaaaactgcctgaaaggaggttggagcatggagggtgttggtctcttcctccaaggagcaagtgataggacaagaggaaatggcctcaagttgtgccaggggaggtttagactggaggtcattagggacatgggttagtactagagttgggttatgtttggactccatgaacctgaggctctcttccaaccaa
This window of the Caloenas nicobarica isolate bCalNic1 chromosome 30, bCalNic1.hap1, whole genome shotgun sequence genome carries:
- the LOC135999818 gene encoding olfactory receptor 14J1-like encodes the protein LHYGTLLGSRACVHMAAAAWATGFLYSLLNTANTFSLPLCKGNALDQFFCENPQILKLSCSDTYLREIGLIVFSVCLISVCFIFIVLSYVQIFRAVLRIPSEQGRHKAFSTCLPHLAVVSLFVSTATFAHLKPPSISSLSLDLVVSVLYSLVPPYVFL